One Luteimonas sp. MC1825 DNA segment encodes these proteins:
- a CDS encoding ATP-binding protein codes for MPRSEAAGSPVLVFAPTGRDATAACDLLQRAGIATRICADYATLVAALDAAAAVFVAEEGLIGQPLDVLSGWIQDQPPWSDLPFVMLTGRRDHPSAGAWRQQQIERLGNVALIERPVQPITLVSVVQAALRARKRQQEIRALLEARAVAAATLEEQVQARTMELRALNARLREEMAERARIEHSLRHAQKMEALGQLTGGVAHDFNNLLMVITAGLDMLERQQDPERRQRFMTAMRQASGRGSALTRQLLTFSRSHALRPESIDLARLIGDMRELLDRSLRGDVDVDVRLDPGLWPVFVDAGEFELAILNLAVNARDAMDGSGRITITGENVVDAGNGAATELVRLVVRDTGAGMSEAVKARVFEPFFTTKDVGKGSGLGLAQVYGVAKQSGGRVEIDSVVGQGTAITLLLPRSRQPVAAAVGSAPDTAGDASSPDHRVLLVEDDAEVASLVEEMLRVIGYDVVHAQSAKAALGALADGRRIDLVFSDIMMPGGTSGIELAREIHRRRPGLPVLLTSGFAEIAADEARALEIPVLRKPYALEELRAAVRRQLATFAAAGRVTP; via the coding sequence GTGCCCCGGAGTGAGGCGGCCGGATCTCCGGTCCTGGTCTTTGCCCCCACCGGGCGCGACGCGACGGCCGCATGCGACCTGCTGCAGCGCGCGGGCATCGCCACGCGGATATGCGCGGATTACGCGACCCTCGTCGCCGCGCTGGATGCCGCCGCCGCGGTGTTCGTGGCGGAGGAAGGACTGATCGGCCAGCCGCTGGACGTACTGTCCGGGTGGATCCAGGACCAGCCGCCGTGGTCGGACCTGCCGTTCGTGATGCTCACCGGCCGGCGCGACCACCCGAGTGCGGGCGCGTGGCGCCAGCAGCAGATCGAGCGCCTCGGCAACGTGGCGCTGATCGAGCGGCCGGTGCAGCCCATCACCCTGGTGAGCGTGGTGCAGGCGGCCTTGCGTGCGCGCAAGCGGCAGCAGGAGATCCGCGCGCTGCTCGAGGCACGCGCCGTGGCCGCGGCCACGCTGGAGGAGCAGGTGCAGGCACGCACCATGGAACTCCGCGCGCTCAATGCCCGGCTGCGCGAAGAAATGGCCGAACGTGCGCGCATCGAGCACTCGCTGCGGCATGCACAGAAGATGGAAGCGCTTGGCCAGTTGACCGGCGGCGTGGCGCACGACTTCAACAACCTGCTGATGGTGATCACCGCAGGGCTGGACATGCTGGAGCGGCAGCAGGATCCGGAGCGCCGGCAGCGTTTCATGACGGCGATGCGCCAGGCCTCCGGACGTGGCTCGGCGCTGACGCGACAGTTGCTGACTTTCTCGCGCAGCCATGCGCTGCGGCCCGAGAGCATCGACCTGGCCAGGCTGATCGGCGACATGCGCGAGCTGCTCGACCGCAGCCTGCGCGGCGATGTCGACGTGGACGTGCGGCTGGACCCGGGCCTGTGGCCGGTGTTCGTTGACGCCGGGGAGTTCGAGTTGGCGATCCTGAACCTCGCCGTCAACGCGCGCGATGCGATGGACGGCAGTGGCCGGATCACCATCACCGGCGAGAACGTGGTAGACGCCGGCAACGGCGCTGCGACCGAGCTGGTGCGCCTGGTGGTGCGCGACACCGGCGCCGGCATGTCGGAGGCGGTGAAAGCGCGCGTGTTCGAACCGTTCTTCACCACCAAGGACGTCGGCAAAGGGTCCGGACTCGGGCTTGCACAGGTCTACGGTGTCGCCAAGCAGTCCGGCGGGCGCGTGGAGATCGACTCGGTGGTCGGGCAGGGCACCGCGATCACGCTGCTGTTGCCGCGCTCGCGACAGCCCGTGGCTGCAGCCGTCGGCAGCGCGCCGGACACCGCGGGCGATGCATCATCGCCCGACCACCGCGTGCTGCTGGTCGAGGACGATGCCGAGGTGGCCAGCCTGGTCGAGGAGATGCTGCGCGTCATCGGCTACGACGTGGTGCACGCGCAGAGCGCCAAGGCGGCGCTGGGCGCGCTTGCCGACGGACGCAGGATCGACCTGGTGTTCTCGGACATCATGATGCCCGGCGGCACCAGCGGCATCGAGCTCGCGCGCGAGATCCATCGCCGCAGGCCCGGGCTGCCGGTGCTGCTGACGAGCGGGTTCGCCGAGATTGCAGCCGACGAAGCGCGGGCGCTCGAGATCCCGGTATTGCGCAAGCCCTACGCACTGGAGGAATTGCGCGCCGCGGTGCGGCGGCAGCTGGCCACGTTTGCCGCTGCCGGGCGGGTCACGCCGTAG
- a CDS encoding diguanylate cyclase — protein sequence MTGPESAAQGVAAAAKSLATLEAHAVLLRAEVAGLEGVLANLRARRPTGNGDDLREANGQLVLAALRAQVVAEAAERHRDEAARAGQRDPLTGLPNRASMRDRLRIALAAAQRQGTHVAVLFIDVDRFKLINDSFGHPVGDRVLQVLARRLEANLRENDAVGRYGGEEFLVLLDDLATTDDVPGIVETVQGVLAQPETIAGHGIELSASIGIAFYPDDATDAAALIACADAAMYRAKRRGPGGYEFCHDIERDTAGAPIINADAVGLPADPRLPGHAGSRARQEALQEANGLLVASALLAQAQQTLAVDAHALALGSMATAAHELRNPLTPIRLAAGMLGGARDDLVRFTRLRDIIEAEVVHIARLVDDLVDGSRVVSGKLRLECADIELTAVLETAVLTCRPVIESRQQQLLVDLPAGDAMPLHADHTRLVQVFTNLLDNASKYTPEGGRIRLVAACSSDALTVTVHDNGIGIPADALPHIFDIFVQDAAAAALRPGGLGIGLAIVRELVESHGGTVVGSSSGTGLGSTFTVTLPSRDDPAGQTATA from the coding sequence GTGACCGGGCCGGAATCCGCTGCGCAAGGCGTTGCGGCCGCGGCCAAGTCGCTGGCCACGCTGGAGGCACACGCCGTGCTGCTGCGCGCCGAGGTCGCCGGGCTCGAGGGTGTGCTCGCCAACCTGCGTGCCCGCAGGCCGACGGGCAACGGGGATGACCTGCGCGAAGCCAACGGCCAACTGGTGCTCGCCGCCTTGCGGGCGCAAGTGGTGGCCGAAGCCGCCGAGCGCCATCGTGACGAAGCGGCCCGCGCGGGCCAGAGGGATCCGCTGACCGGACTCCCCAACCGCGCCTCGATGCGCGATCGCCTGCGCATCGCACTGGCGGCCGCGCAGCGGCAGGGTACGCATGTCGCGGTGCTGTTCATCGATGTCGACCGTTTCAAGCTGATCAACGACAGCTTCGGCCATCCGGTCGGTGACCGCGTGCTGCAAGTCCTGGCGCGCCGCCTGGAGGCGAATCTCCGCGAAAACGACGCCGTGGGGCGCTATGGCGGCGAGGAATTCCTGGTGCTGCTCGACGACCTCGCCACCACCGACGACGTTCCAGGCATCGTGGAGACCGTGCAGGGCGTGCTGGCGCAGCCCGAGACCATCGCGGGTCACGGGATCGAGCTGTCCGCCAGCATCGGGATCGCCTTCTACCCCGACGACGCCACCGACGCGGCCGCGCTCATCGCGTGCGCGGATGCGGCGATGTATCGCGCCAAGCGGCGCGGACCGGGGGGCTACGAGTTCTGCCACGACATCGAACGCGACACCGCCGGTGCGCCGATCATCAACGCGGATGCCGTCGGCCTGCCCGCGGACCCTCGCCTCCCCGGCCACGCCGGCAGCCGGGCGCGGCAGGAGGCCCTGCAGGAAGCCAACGGCCTGCTGGTGGCCTCCGCCCTGCTCGCCCAGGCGCAGCAAACGCTGGCGGTCGACGCACATGCCCTGGCGCTCGGTTCGATGGCGACGGCCGCGCATGAACTGCGCAACCCGCTCACCCCGATCAGGCTGGCGGCCGGCATGCTCGGCGGTGCGCGCGACGACCTGGTGCGGTTCACCCGGCTCCGCGACATCATCGAAGCCGAGGTCGTCCACATCGCCCGGCTGGTCGACGACCTCGTCGACGGCTCGCGGGTGGTCAGCGGAAAACTCCGCCTCGAATGCGCGGACATCGAGCTGACCGCGGTGCTCGAGACCGCGGTGCTGACCTGCCGGCCTGTGATCGAGTCGCGGCAGCAGCAGCTGCTGGTCGACCTGCCAGCCGGCGATGCGATGCCCCTGCACGCCGACCATACCCGTCTCGTGCAGGTGTTCACCAACCTGCTCGACAACGCATCGAAGTACACACCAGAGGGTGGTCGCATCCGCCTGGTGGCGGCGTGTTCCTCCGACGCGCTTACCGTGACCGTCCACGACAACGGCATCGGCATACCGGCCGACGCCCTGCCCCACATCTTCGACATCTTCGTGCAGGATGCTGCCGCAGCCGCGCTGCGCCCCGGAGGGCTGGGCATCGGCCTGGCGATCGTCCGCGAACTCGTCGAATCCCACGGCGGCACGGTGGTCGGAAGCAGCAGCGGCACGGGACTGGGGAGCACGTTCACGGTCACCTTGCCGTCCCGCGATGATCCCGCGGGGCAGACCGCTACGGCGTGA